A genomic segment from Psychrobacter arcticus 273-4 encodes:
- a CDS encoding Na(+)-translocating NADH-quinone reductase subunit A produces the protein MITIKKGLDLPITGEPSREISEHRPAHVALIGYDYVGMKPTMNVKEGDIVAKGQSVFEDKKRAGVIYTAPAAGKVVAIKRGERRVFESLVIAVDPNGAEVEFQRYDSQQLADLDSEVVETQLLASGEWTAFRTRPYSRAPEIGARPHAIFVTAMDTNPLAFDPMLLINEQLQAFNDGLAVLSTLSPKTFVCHHGNSQLTPVAKTAANNVTEYHSFAGKHPAGLAGTHIHFLHPIMRGTSVWTIGYQDVIAIGKLFTSGRLYTRRLLSLAGPAVSNPHVIATERGADIAALTKGNLTAGENRVISGSVLSGRQVFANIAYLGRFDNQVSVLAEGRERPAFHFFTPGANRFSKLPIYISQFFGGKKYNFTTTSNGSPRAMVPIGVYEEVMPQDYLPTQLLRALIVEDIVTAVDLGVLELDEEDLALCTFVSPGKYEFGDILRDNLTRIELEG, from the coding sequence ATGATTACCATCAAGAAAGGTTTGGATTTACCCATCACTGGTGAACCCTCCCGCGAGATATCTGAGCACAGACCTGCCCATGTGGCACTTATTGGCTATGATTATGTTGGCATGAAGCCGACGATGAATGTCAAAGAAGGCGATATCGTAGCAAAAGGTCAATCCGTTTTTGAAGACAAAAAACGGGCTGGCGTTATCTACACTGCGCCTGCTGCTGGTAAGGTCGTCGCAATTAAACGCGGTGAACGTCGTGTGTTTGAAAGTCTTGTAATTGCGGTCGACCCAAATGGTGCGGAAGTAGAATTTCAGCGCTACGACTCCCAGCAACTTGCTGACCTAGATTCTGAAGTCGTTGAAACCCAACTGCTTGCCTCTGGTGAATGGACGGCGTTCCGTACGCGTCCTTATAGCCGTGCTCCTGAAATCGGCGCTCGTCCTCACGCTATTTTCGTCACCGCCATGGATACCAATCCATTGGCATTTGACCCGATGTTGCTGATTAATGAGCAATTGCAAGCGTTCAATGACGGACTTGCCGTATTATCTACCCTCAGCCCAAAGACCTTTGTCTGCCACCATGGCAATAGTCAGTTGACGCCAGTTGCGAAAACTGCGGCTAATAATGTCACTGAATATCATAGCTTTGCGGGCAAACATCCTGCCGGTCTCGCAGGCACGCACATTCATTTCTTGCACCCTATCATGCGCGGTACAAGCGTCTGGACGATCGGTTATCAAGATGTGATTGCGATTGGCAAGCTATTTACTAGCGGGCGTTTATATACGCGTCGCTTATTAAGCTTAGCCGGTCCTGCTGTCAGTAATCCTCATGTTATCGCCACCGAACGCGGTGCTGATATTGCTGCCTTGACCAAAGGTAATTTGACGGCTGGCGAGAACCGTGTAATTTCAGGTTCAGTGCTGTCTGGGCGTCAAGTATTTGCCAACATTGCTTATCTTGGTCGCTTTGATAATCAAGTAAGCGTACTGGCAGAAGGTCGTGAGCGTCCAGCGTTCCATTTCTTTACACCAGGTGCAAACCGCTTCTCTAAACTGCCTATCTATATTTCGCAGTTCTTTGGTGGCAAAAAATATAACTTCACCACCACGAGCAATGGCTCACCTAGAGCGATGGTGCCAATCGGTGTCTATGAAGAAGTCATGCCACAAGACTATCTGCCAACCCAGCTATTGCGGGCTTTGATTGTCGAAGACATCGTCACTGCTGTAGATTTGGGCGTACTTGAATTGGACGAAGAAGATTTAGCATTATGCACCTTCGTATCTCCTGGCAAATATGAATTCGGCGATATTTTGCGTGATAACTTAACACGCATTGAGCTGGAGGGCTAA
- the hisA gene encoding 1-(5-phosphoribosyl)-5-[(5-phosphoribosylamino)methylideneamino]imidazole-4-carboxamide isomerase: MCAVPVIIPAIDLKDGKCVRLKQGRMEDDTVFSDDPVAMAARWVKEGARRLHLVDLNGAFDGIPVHKQVVHDIAKAFPKLPIQLGGGVRNMQTIEQYITAGLTYIIIGTKAVEDPDFVAEACREFAGHIIVGIDAKDGMVATHGWANVTDTKATELAKRFADVGVSSIVYTDIARDGMMQGVNVEQTVNLAREGGLPVIASGGVTDMKDIELLKPYGNCIEGIITGRAIYEGTLDLGEAQLYLDGK; encoded by the coding sequence ATGTGTGCTGTCCCTGTGATTATCCCTGCTATTGATCTAAAAGATGGCAAGTGTGTGCGCTTAAAACAAGGTCGTATGGAAGACGATACGGTATTTTCTGATGACCCTGTTGCGATGGCGGCACGTTGGGTAAAAGAAGGCGCGCGCCGCTTACATTTGGTTGATCTAAATGGGGCATTTGATGGAATTCCGGTACATAAGCAAGTGGTGCATGATATTGCAAAAGCCTTCCCTAAGCTGCCGATTCAGCTTGGCGGCGGTGTGCGCAATATGCAAACCATTGAGCAATATATTACTGCTGGTCTGACCTATATTATTATTGGTACCAAAGCGGTTGAAGATCCGGATTTTGTTGCCGAAGCATGCCGTGAGTTTGCTGGACACATTATCGTTGGTATCGATGCAAAAGATGGCATGGTCGCCACCCATGGTTGGGCAAATGTCACCGACACCAAAGCCACAGAGCTTGCCAAACGTTTTGCTGACGTTGGCGTCTCATCAATCGTCTATACCGATATCGCCCGTGATGGCATGATGCAAGGCGTTAATGTCGAGCAAACTGTCAACTTGGCTCGCGAAGGTGGATTGCCAGTGATTGCTTCAGGCGGCGTAACCGATATGAAAGATATCGAGCTGTTAAAACCTTATGGTAATTGTATCGAAGGCATCATCACTGGTCGTGCTATCTATGAGGGCACGTTAGATTTGGGCGAGGCACAACTTTATTTGGACGGTAAATAA
- a CDS encoding NADH:ubiquinone reductase (Na(+)-transporting) subunit D → MADTKSILTSPIFDNNPIALQILGICSALAVTTSVANALVMSVALTLVTAFSSFFISIIRKQIPSSIRIIVQMTIIASLVILVDQILKAVAYDVSKGLSVFVGLIITNCIVMGRAEAFAMSNPPIPSFLDGIGNGLGYSTVLLFIASIREILGAGSWFGITILQTATDGGWYVPNGLLLLPPSAFFIIALFIVIIRTWKPDQVEDAEFVMKPQSKGMAQGGGH, encoded by the coding sequence ATGGCTGATACAAAAAGTATTTTAACCTCGCCCATTTTTGACAATAACCCTATTGCTCTACAGATCTTAGGTATCTGTTCGGCATTGGCGGTAACGACCAGTGTGGCAAATGCATTGGTGATGAGCGTGGCATTGACTTTGGTCACAGCGTTTTCAAGCTTTTTTATCTCTATTATCCGTAAGCAAATCCCATCAAGCATTCGTATTATCGTGCAGATGACGATTATTGCTTCATTGGTTATTTTGGTTGATCAGATACTAAAAGCAGTCGCTTATGATGTCAGTAAAGGCTTGTCAGTATTCGTTGGTTTGATTATTACCAACTGTATCGTGATGGGACGTGCTGAAGCGTTTGCCATGAGCAATCCGCCTATACCCAGTTTCTTGGATGGTATCGGTAATGGTCTTGGTTATTCAACCGTACTACTATTTATCGCCAGTATCCGTGAGATTTTGGGTGCAGGCAGCTGGTTTGGTATCACCATTTTACAAACCGCGACCGATGGTGGCTGGTATGTACCAAATGGTCTATTGCTACTACCGCCGTCAGCATTCTTTATCATTGCCCTGTTCATCGTGATTATCCGTACATGGAAACCTGATCAGGTCGAAGACGCTGAATTTGTAATGAAGCCGCAATCTAAAGGCATGGCTCAAGGGGGCGGTCACTAA
- a CDS encoding NADH:ubiquinone reductase (Na(+)-transporting) subunit B — protein sequence MKFLHNMFDRMEPSFTKGGKHTKYYAIFEMFDTFLRQPGSTTYASSHVRDGIDLKRIMITVWLCTFPAMFWGMYNIGHQALTAIATLGLQPEGWRTIITSMAGYNPDSIWASFVYGAMQFLPIYLVTFGVGILCEIIFAVVRGHEVNEGFFVTSVLFALCLPPDIPLWQVALGIIFGVVVAKEVFGGTGKNFLNPALSGRAFLYFAYPAYMSGDSVWTAVDGFSGATPLGLAALGVVPQDFVDVYGNAITWSDAFLGNMQGSIGEVSTLAILMGAAVLLWTRIASWRIMAGCVVGLIATSLVFNMIGSEDNMMMSLPFYWHLVIGGFAFGAVFMATDPVSAAHTNKGRWAYGILIGFMTVLIRVINPAFPEGIMLAILFANLFAPLFDYFVTQANIKRQTARRVRYVQAQK from the coding sequence ATGAAATTTTTACACAATATGTTCGATCGTATGGAGCCGTCTTTTACTAAGGGTGGCAAACACACAAAATACTATGCCATCTTTGAGATGTTTGATACGTTTTTGCGTCAACCAGGCTCAACGACATACGCATCATCACACGTACGTGACGGTATTGACCTTAAGCGTATTATGATTACCGTGTGGTTATGTACGTTCCCAGCTATGTTTTGGGGTATGTACAATATCGGTCATCAAGCATTAACCGCGATTGCAACCCTTGGCTTGCAGCCTGAAGGCTGGCGTACCATTATCACCAGTATGGCAGGCTACAACCCAGACAGTATCTGGGCAAGCTTTGTCTACGGTGCCATGCAGTTCTTACCGATTTATCTTGTGACCTTTGGGGTTGGTATTCTCTGTGAGATTATCTTTGCTGTTGTCCGTGGTCATGAAGTCAACGAAGGTTTCTTTGTTACCTCTGTATTGTTTGCACTATGTCTACCACCAGATATTCCATTATGGCAAGTTGCCTTAGGTATTATCTTTGGTGTGGTTGTGGCAAAAGAAGTATTTGGCGGTACTGGTAAAAACTTCCTCAACCCTGCCCTATCAGGTCGTGCTTTCTTATACTTTGCTTATCCTGCTTATATGTCAGGCGACTCAGTATGGACAGCGGTTGATGGTTTTTCAGGTGCAACGCCACTTGGTCTTGCCGCGCTTGGCGTCGTTCCACAAGATTTTGTCGATGTTTACGGCAATGCCATCACGTGGAGTGATGCGTTCTTAGGCAACATGCAAGGCAGTATCGGTGAAGTATCAACATTGGCAATCCTCATGGGTGCTGCTGTCCTACTTTGGACACGCATTGCCTCATGGCGCATCATGGCAGGTTGTGTGGTCGGTCTGATTGCCACATCGCTGGTCTTTAATATGATTGGCTCTGAAGACAATATGATGATGAGCTTGCCGTTTTACTGGCACTTAGTGATCGGTGGTTTTGCCTTTGGTGCCGTATTTATGGCAACTGATCCAGTATCTGCCGCACATACCAATAAAGGGCGCTGGGCTTACGGTATCTTGATTGGTTTTATGACCGTATTGATTCGTGTCATCAACCCAGCTTTCCCAGAAGGCATCATGCTAGCCATTCTATTTGCTAACTTATTTGCCCCATTGTTTGACTACTTTGTCACTCAAGCAAATATCAAACGCCAAACAGCTCGGAGGGTTCGCTATGTCCAAGCCCAAAAGTAA
- a CDS encoding Na(+)-translocating NADH-quinone reductase subunit C: MSKPKSNNAKTISVALTLCLVCSVLVSAAAVGLKPAQVENARLDRNKNILVAAGMFDPAADTNEDVATRFEDFEVKIVDLNKGNYLDDDALTAVGIPDRNAYDASQATKNKALSEDLGSNDPAGIGRKPKYAKVYVKSDDAGKPEMVVLPIQGYGLWGTIYGFLTLESDMNTIKGISFYEHKETPGLGARIEEPEWRAMWSGIHSYDDKGVVATGVTKAGNPKENWVDGISGATLTSRGVSNMIQFWLGEQGYKPYLDQLRKESGKTLADAEVKASQSPYKKLGQNLHQEQAHPVTELVAVVPAAHGKEA, from the coding sequence ATGTCCAAGCCCAAAAGTAATAATGCAAAAACCATCAGTGTGGCGTTGACGCTATGCTTGGTGTGTTCTGTATTGGTCTCAGCTGCAGCTGTGGGTTTAAAGCCTGCGCAAGTAGAAAACGCACGTTTAGACCGTAATAAGAACATCTTGGTCGCAGCAGGTATGTTTGATCCTGCTGCTGACACCAATGAAGATGTGGCTACGCGTTTTGAAGATTTTGAGGTAAAAATCGTTGACCTTAATAAAGGCAATTACCTTGATGATGACGCACTTACCGCTGTTGGTATCCCTGATCGTAATGCGTACGATGCCAGTCAAGCAACTAAGAATAAAGCTTTAAGTGAAGACTTGGGCAGTAATGATCCTGCCGGTATCGGTCGTAAGCCTAAATATGCCAAAGTCTATGTCAAAAGCGATGACGCTGGCAAACCTGAAATGGTGGTTCTACCGATTCAGGGTTATGGACTATGGGGTACGATTTATGGTTTCTTAACGCTTGAAAGTGACATGAATACCATCAAAGGTATTAGCTTTTATGAGCATAAAGAAACCCCAGGTCTAGGCGCTCGTATCGAAGAGCCAGAGTGGCGTGCGATGTGGAGTGGCATTCACTCTTATGATGACAAAGGTGTCGTTGCTACTGGCGTGACAAAAGCCGGTAATCCGAAAGAGAACTGGGTTGACGGTATCAGTGGTGCAACCTTGACCAGTCGCGGCGTCAGCAACATGATTCAGTTTTGGCTTGGCGAGCAAGGTTACAAGCCTTACTTAGACCAGCTGCGTAAAGAGAGTGGCAAAACACTGGCAGATGCTGAAGTAAAAGCAAGTCAAAGCCCGTATAAAAAACTGGGTCAAAACTTACATCAAGAGCAGGCGCATCCCGTAACCGAACTGGTAGCAGTAGTACCAGCAGCACACGGCAAGGAGGCATAA
- the nqrE gene encoding NADH:ubiquinone reductase (Na(+)-transporting) subunit E translates to MGHYVSLFITSVFIENMALAYFLGMCTFLAVSKKVSTAIGLGVAVVVVMAITVPLNNLLFQFILKDGALAWAGFPDIDLSFLGLLSYIGLIAATVQILEMFLDKFVPSLYNALGVFLPLITVNCAILGGVLFMVERDYNFGESVVYGVGAGFGWALAITALAGIREKLKYSDIPAPLRGLGITFITVGLMSLGFMSFGGMSI, encoded by the coding sequence ATGGGACATTATGTCAGTTTATTTATAACCTCGGTCTTTATCGAGAATATGGCACTGGCCTACTTCTTAGGCATGTGTACTTTTTTAGCTGTATCAAAAAAAGTCTCAACCGCTATCGGTCTTGGGGTGGCAGTGGTTGTCGTGATGGCAATTACCGTACCGCTAAATAACCTACTCTTCCAGTTCATCCTAAAAGATGGTGCGCTGGCATGGGCAGGCTTCCCTGATATTGACTTAAGCTTTTTGGGTCTGCTCAGTTATATTGGTTTGATTGCTGCCACCGTACAGATTTTAGAGATGTTCTTGGATAAGTTCGTCCCGAGTCTATATAACGCACTTGGTGTATTTTTGCCGCTTATCACCGTCAACTGTGCCATCTTAGGTGGCGTATTGTTTATGGTAGAACGTGATTATAACTTTGGTGAATCAGTGGTATACGGTGTTGGTGCAGGCTTTGGTTGGGCACTGGCTATTACCGCATTGGCAGGTATCCGTGAAAAGTTAAAATACTCAGACATTCCAGCGCCACTGCGCGGTCTTGGTATTACTTTTATCACGGTTGGTCTGATGTCACTTGGCTTTATGTCGTTTGGCGGTATGTCCATTTAA